In Amphiura filiformis chromosome 2, Afil_fr2py, whole genome shotgun sequence, one DNA window encodes the following:
- the LOC140143563 gene encoding neuronal acetylcholine receptor subunit alpha-6-like: MKWDPDDYDGIKRFNAPITSIWTPDIVLRDSADSEITKPNSRAQIFFDGTIIWYAQVIYTASCNVKVRWFPFDTQVCDMIFLSWTYDWLEINLEPGKSADDRYVANGVWDMVAVRQKGIIFKFACCPGHYMEVQYRLVLKRHAAFYLFYMVLPCLFLSILSLLVFYLPPDCGEKLTLSITNLLALVVFQQIIAENIPPSSDDSPVIGTYFTCMIAMVCCSVISTGVVMHLSAISQPMPRWVKRIFLEKIPRFLCLSAFPFQNHTEGPDIQNIKSIVENHHTDNSAVLERRKVDVSAESDDSVGLEPKHFNEIVELVKYIKEDIVVKNNENSEYFQWRRVSIIIDRMLLYLFSVFTIICTLYLAILTVHGSVEEYKDILKELEKDWPLLK; encoded by the exons ATGAAATGGGATCCAGATGATTATGACGGAATAAAACGCTTCAACGCGCCAATTACATCGATATGGACACCGGATATAGTTCTCAGAGATAG TGCCGATAGTGAAATAACTAAACCTAACTCGAGAGCCCAGATCTTTTTTGATGGCACTATAATCTGGTACGCTCAGGTCATATACACAGCATCATGCAACGTTAAAGTTCGATGGTTCCCGTTTGACACACAAGTGTGTGATATGATATTTCTCTCCTGGACTTATGATTGGCTTGAAATCAACCTGGAACCAGGTAAAAGTGCAGATGACAG GTATGTAGCAAACGGTGTGTGGGACATGGTAGCTGTCCGGCAAAAGgggattatttttaaatttgcatGCTGTCCAGGGCACTACATGGAAGTACAATATCGGCTTGTATTAAAACGACACGCAGCTTTCTACCTTTTCTATATGGTGTTACCATGTCTGTTCCTCTCTATTTTGTCGCTACTGGTATTTTATCTGCCACCTGATTGCGGGGAGAAGCTAACGCTGTCTATCACAAATTTGTTGGCTTTGGTCGTGTTTCAACAAATAATTGCGGAGAATATACCACCGAGTTCCGACGATTCACCCGTAATTG GTACATATTTCACATGCATGATTGCCATGGTATGCTGTTCGGTGATTTCGACTGGTGTTGTCATGCATTTAAGTGCTATATCTCAACCGATGCCAAGATGGGTCAAACGGATCTTCTTGGAAAAAATTCCTCGATTTCTATGTCTATCTGCATTTCCTTTTCAAAATCACACCGAAGGTCCAGACATTCAAAATATCAAGTCTATCGTTGAAAATCACCACACTGATAACAGTGCTGTTCTTGAGAGAAGAAAGGTTGATGTAAGTGCAGAAAGCGATGATTCAGTTGGTCTGGAGCCAAAACATTTCAATGAAATTGTTGAGTTAGTGAAATACATTAAAGAGGATATCGTTGTCAAGAATAATGAAAACTCTGAATATTTTCAGTGGCGGCGTGTATCCATAATAATAGATCGTATGCTCCTGTATCTATTCAGTGTGTTTACTATCATATGCACACTTTACCTTGCCATTCTAACTGTGCACGGC